The following proteins are co-located in the Peromyscus maniculatus bairdii isolate BWxNUB_F1_BW_parent chromosome 23, HU_Pman_BW_mat_3.1, whole genome shotgun sequence genome:
- the Alkbh2 gene encoding DNA oxidative demethylase ALKBH2, whose product MDRFLVKPDQDDLRGEREEPAPPGGASGGQPSLNWRHLRGQGLDCDYTVLFGKAEADEIFLELEQQVEYFTGALAKVQVFGKWHSVPRKQATYGDAGLTYTFSGLTLTPKPWIPVLERVRERICRATGQTFNFVLINRYKDGSDHIGEHRDDERELAPGSPIASVSFGACRDFLFRHKDSRGKRPRRTVEVVRLQLAHGSLLMMNHPTNAHWYHSLPIRKKVLAPRVNLTFRKILPSKK is encoded by the exons ATGGACAGGTTCTTGGTGAAGCCTGATCAGGACGACCTCcgaggggaaagggaggagccAGCCCCGCCGGGAGGAGCCTCGGGCGGCCAGCCGAGCCTCAACTGGCGGCACCTTCGCGGGCAAGGTCTGGATTGTGATTACACTGTCCTGTTTGGCAAAGCCGAGGCAGACGAGATCTTCCTAGAGTTGGAGCAACAAGTGGAGTACTTTACCG GTGCTCTGGCCAAGGTCCAGGTGTTTGGGAAGTGGCACAGCGTTCCCAGGAAGCAGGCGACCTACGGAGACGCTGGGCTGACATACACGTTTTCCGGTCTCACGCTGACACCGAAGCCCTGGATCCCAGTTCTAGAGCGTGTTCGAGAGCGAATCTGCAGGGCGACAGGACAGACCTTTAACTTTGTGCTCATTAACAG GTACAAAGACGGCAGCGACCACATCGGGGAGCACAGGGACGATGAACGAGAGCTGGCCCCCGGGAGTCCCATCGCGTCTGTCTCCTTCGGGGCTTGTAGAGACTTCCTCTTCCGGCACAAAGACTCTCGAGGGAAGAGGCCCCGGCGGACAGTGGAGGTCGTCAGGCTGCAGCTGGCCCACGGGAGCCTACTGATGATGAACCACCCCACGAACGCCCACTGGTACCACAGTCTCCCCATCCGCAAGAAGGTCCTGGCTCCTCGGGTCAATCTGACTTTTCGGAAAATTTTAcctagtaaaaaataa
- the Ung gene encoding uracil-DNA glycosylase: MIGQKTLYSFFSPTPAGKRSTRSPEPAPGGDVAAEDSGDTASPAKKARVGQDEPATPPSSPLSAEQLVRIQRNKAAALLRLAARNVPAGFGESWKQQLCGEFGKPYFIKLMGFVAEERKHHKVYPPPEQVFTWTQMCDIRDVKVVILGQDPYHGPNQAHGLCFSVQRPVPPPPSLENIFKELSTDIDGFVHPGHGDLSGWARQGVLLLNAVLTVRAHQANSHKERGWEQFTDAVVSWLNQNLTGLVFLLWGSYAQKKGSVIDRKRHHVLQTAHPSPLSVYRGFFGCRHFSKANELLQKSGKRPINWKEL, translated from the exons ATGATCGGCCAGAAGACCCTCTACTCGTTCTTCTCCCCGACCCCCGCCGGGAAGCGGAGCACGCGCAGCCCCGAGCCGGCGCCGGGGGGCGACGTGGCGGCCGAGGACAGCGGCGATACG GCCAGCCCCGCCAAGAAGGCCCGGGTCGGGCAGGACGAGCCGGCCACGCCGCCCTCCTCGCCGCTCAGCGCCGAGCAGCTCGTCCGCATCCAGAGGAACAAGGCCGCGGCGCTGCTCAGGCTCGCCGCCCGCAACGTGCCCGCCGGCTTTGGCGAGAGCTGGAAGCAGCAGCTGTGCGGAGAGTTCGGGAAGCCGTACTTCATTAAG CTCATGGGATTtgttgctgaagaaagaaaacatcacaagGTCTATCCACCCCCGGAGCAGGTGTTCACGTGGACCCAGATGTGTGACATCCGAGAT GTGAAAGTTGTCATTCTGGGACAGGATCCCTATCATGGACCTAATCAAGCTCATGGGCTCTGCTTCAGTGTCCAAAGACCAGTTCCACCCCCGCCCAG tttggaaaacatttttaaagagctgTCCACAGACATCGATGGTTTTGTTCATCCTGGCCACGGGGATTTATCGGGGTGGGCCAGACAAG GTGTCCTGCTCCTCAATGCTGTCCTCACCGTCCGCGCCCACCAAGCCAATTCCCATAAGGAGCGGGGTTGGGAGCAGTTCACGGATGCAGTTGTGTCGTGGCTCAATCAGAACCTGACGGGCCTTGTCTTCCTGCTCTGGGGCTCTTACGCCCAGAAGAAGGGCAGTGTCATTGATAGG AAGCGTCACCACGTCCTGCAAACAGCCCATCCCTCCCCGTTGTCGGTGTACAGGGGGTTCTTCGGATGCAGACATTTTTCTAAAGCCAATGAACTGCTCCAGAAGTCTGGCAAGAGGCCCATCAACTGGAAGGAGCTGTGA